The stretch of DNA CAAAATTGATCCTCTTATAATGGGCAGTACTCAAAAACCGAAGAGTAAAGTGGCACTGACAGCTGCCTGCCACATGTTTAATAGTTTTAATTACCTCCTTGCTTGGATCAACCCATCGCACAATGGTGTTTGATGCAAGAACAATCCCAATTAGGGAAGACATACGTCATGGCAGCATTGCTAATGACTGCTCCCACACAAAATGATATTGGTGCAGCCATTCTCAGTACAGCTTAAAGATTTGGAACAACATAGGCTCTAGCATGAAGCCTGCTGTTCTATAGATCTTCCAGGAATTTGTATCAATTCCTCCCAAGTTCAGAATCTGATTCAATCCTGGACATGTCCTTTGTAGCATCAATTTCTGTGGCATGGGGTTCCAATTTAAAATTTCGAATTTGTCCATAATTGTGACTGTCCAGTTGAGGTCACCAGTTTTAAATTTCAATATTGTGAAACCCAAATGCATGAGAAAAGCTGTCAAGCATAAACGGTTTGACAGCTGGCACTGTTCCATTTCTATTATTGCACATTTGCTGAATACTGGAGATCAATGTAATTGTGCTTGAAAATTGTTTCTGAATTTAGCACTTTAATAGTATAGCACCTTTTCTGTTTCAATCCAATAATTAGAAGGCTCTCATACAGTGCTCTTGAAAATGATTGCCTCTAAGCAGAACTTCCAATTTGTATCATTGGAATATAGCAAATATGAAAATAAACTTCTTTTGATTTACCCATACCCTTGTCATGCACAATGTATGAAACTATTTTCAAATTCCATTGCTATTTCCACAACAAATTTACAGTTCCTCTTATTCTACGTGAGAGAGTCTGGAAAGTGAATGCTGATTGATATGTCAGCAGAAACCTATTTGCTTTAATTGGGTTACTATTGTAATTATAACATTTTGGTCTGTTTGATATGAACTGTTTAGGCATACAAGTGAAACCCAGCCTTGTTTTCAGTTAATTTTGTACTCCCAGCTTTCTGACTCCCCCTCAGAAAGGCTAGATAGAGGGAGCTGTTTGTTCTGAATACAGAAGACTAGGGGGTGATCTGATAGAGATCCAAATGTTTTGCAGAGATTTTAGTCAGGTGGACATAGAAAAAGACTTTATGCTTTTATCTTCTGCAACTGAATATAATCACCCCTGGTTAGGAAATACTGTGGTCCATTGTCACAGTGAATTGGTGGTGATGATGTCTTTGGGTTTGTGTGACAGGGCTTCCACatatagttttaaaaaaagcagacacAACACGGTGTCCTATCCATGCTCTTGGTGTCTTTAGAGAAAGGGGAGCACCACGGGGGAGACAGTACTTTATTTTCCCCTCAACACAATCTGGAGAAATAGCACCTCATTTCTTCCTGAGGCActtcacagccttcaggactcaacattaagTTTAGCAATTTCAGAGCAGCAACAGTTCTCCATTTTAATCTCCCCATCCAGATTTTATTGGTGTTGCTTTTGTCAGAGCTGAGCTATTTCTTTTGGTTAAACTTACCATTCACACCTGTTTGACATCTTAAATTTTCCTTTACCACCATTGGTATTCCCTTTGGCCTTGGACATGCTCACAATCTGTTCCACTCAGTACTTGAGCTTTGTCAACATAAAATCACcaatcagttccaaagaagagtgtttggactcaaaatgtttccTCTCTTTTTCTATCTTCCCAGAGTGAGATCTGCAAGATCTGTTGGGTTCCTCATGTTCTTTTTTATTTGAACAACGGAGCAAGGCTGGTTAGAGAAAGCAGCAAATTTTGACCTTGCCACTGTAGttgacatcccatgaatgaattaggGATAGAATGGATAGAAACTTTTGTTTAAAGAGTGGTAATATGATGTTACTATGCTGAATGTTTCAAATCAATAGCTTCATTACACATTAAGTACaatacagaaggaagccattcacaAAGTTTCAGTTCACCTCATGCCACTTCTCCATCTTCTCCGTGTGGCCTGGCACATTGCTCCTTTTCAGATAATCCAATTCCCTCTTAAAATCTTTGATCCAATCAGCCTTGAAAAAGTACAGGTATGTATTCAGTGGGAAACTAAGTTTGCACACAAGGGCAAAATAAGCTAATAGTCTTAGATGAAGAGGAGTGAAAGGAGACTCAGCGAACATAAGCATCAGCATCAAGCAGTTTGGCCGAATGATTTCTTGCTGAGCCATTATCTGGGTTTAACAGGATGATTAGGATGTACGATTCTGGTGATCTTTTTTACAACCTTTCCCCATGCAGACTGAGGGTTTGGACCAGTTGTAATGTTCTATTACTGTTTGGGCTGATGTATAAAGAACAAGGACAGAAAATAGTATCTTTCTACTGTATATTGTTTCATAGTGATTAGACCATGACCACCTATGAAGCCATTAATGTATATTTTCTTGAAATGTTTGGCCATAACACATCTTTGCAAAATGACAAAGTTTTTGGCCCCTAAGGAGCAAGAAACATTCTAGTGTGCcaatatgttaactctgtttgtgaTTCCCTACATCATTGCATTTCTGATAAATTAGTATTTCTTCTTTCCAAAAAAAGCTATTAAAAGCTCTTTCACCCATGTGAACTTCTTCCCTTTCAGTCATGAAGGCACTGACTTGTGCTTTCGGGATGGTGCCTTTGACAGAAACCATTGTCCAAAGATTGCCCAGATGATCAGTTCTCATTGGGATTCATTTCTGTGCATCACCAGCAGATTCTGGGAGCATAATTGCAGAGATGGACTGATCTTCTGCTTGCATGCACAGTTTCCCATCAGAAATCACTTGATACTTGTCCTGGAGCAGATGCTAAAGCTGTTGTGCAACACAACTGTTGAGAGCACTGCACCAAGTGGAGATTGTAATCTGGATGGCCTCTTGATCTCACTTGTCAACTGAGGCACTGAGACAGCTTACTGTTAGTTTCTTgaaggaaattaaatgttaacGGTGTTGTGTGATGCAAAATATGAATAAAAAAACTAGAGAAGTGCAGACTGTACAATTTGCATTCACATAGTATCTTTTATGATCTTAGGTCATCACAAAGAGTGTGAAGTTAATTTTGAAGAGTAGTCACTGTTGCGGTGTGGAAAACACGAAAGAACAAGTACACTGTCATTTCAAGTACAGTAGAGTGTGTATTTTGGAGGGTTAAGGATATGCTTTAATGGACTGAATAACTTTTTAATGATCGTGACGTCTTGATTTCCAATGACTGATGAATTTATGTGAGATTTGAATTTCAGATCATGGACCATAGAGCTTAAAACTAATTGAAGGCAGCATTATAGTATATCATGTCAATTGATTTTACTTCATAGAGCTTCATTGGAGTGAAATGATGTCTTTTTAAGCACTCTGTAACTGATGAAGGCTTGATGTTCAGAAGGCTTTTTTGATGAAAGAGGAAATCGGTTGGTATTTCAAAATTGAAACTGTGGGTGGAAAGAATGCGAACATCCTTTAATTGTGGAAATGTCCAGGCATAGAATTCTGACTGATAAGACTCCTCCTTCTAAAGTGGGCTAAGAAGACTACCAACTTTTAAGGCAGCTCTTTGTGAAAAAGAAAAGACATCTCAAAACAGATTACACTGATTTTTGCAGCACAGGCCTTTATGCTGCTCATTCATTCTACTTATTTCATCTGACACTGCCAACATATTCCCATTGGCAGAACAGTTAAGAACGAGAGGATGCTGATGAATGTCGAAAGAACTAATGATGgtacaaggatttttttttttacacagccaATTGTTAGGGtcaggaatgcattgcctgaaagagTGGTGAAGGAGGATTTAATTGTGGTTTTCAAGTTGTGGTCATTGCAATTCTTTTCTCTACAGGTAATTATTCAGAGCTGTGATGAGAAAACCAAGTATTTAGATTATTTGAGTTGCTGTCACTGAGATCTGACAGAATGTAGTGAATGGTCGCCTGTGCTGTAATCATTTTGTGGTTCTGTTATGTCCTCCTATTCGTTTTCCCCTATGCATTTTCTCAAAACATCTGACACAACCCGCACTCAAATGCAGTTTTTCCTACTGGAATTACTAGGCAGTTGTTAAGTTGAGGCTGTTGTGTGACACTATATGTGTGACACATCAGTGGATTTAGCGTAGGCTGGGAAATTTAATCTTGGCCCAATAGCTCTGGGTGGCTTCTTATTGCTAATTGCTGACTGAGCCATTGGGACAGCTTACTTGGTTTCCTGATGGAAACCAAATGTCAAAAATGTGTAAACTGTTTTACAAAGTAAAATATTGATAGAAATATTAGAGAAGTGCGTGCTCTCCAGAAGATTAAGAAGTCATGTTTTGTCATGACTTGAGGACATTTGAAAGTGTTTTAGTGTGTTTCATtagttttgaaatgtagtcactgttgcaatttAGGAAATATGACGGCCAATTTGTAAATCAAACTCCGACAAACGTGATTTATCAGATTATCTGTCTAGAATGTTGTCTGAAAAGGAGAAAGTTAAGAGCGGACATCATTTAAGATATTTGAAGTATTATGATTATCTCGGTAAGTTTAGCTCAAAATAATAAAAAggtagagtcagagagatgtacagcatggaaatagacccttcagtccaacttgaacACGCTGACCGGATTTTCTAactaaatctagccccatttgccagtgtttggcccatattcctgtaaacccttcccgtttcatatacccatccagatgccttttaaatgttgtgattgtacctgccgccaccacttcctctggcagctcattccatgcatgaaccactctctgcatgaaaatgttagcccttaggtccgttttaaacctctcccccttcaccttaaacctagccctctagtttcggactctcccaccctggggaaatgatTTTGTCTgtttaccccatccatgcccctcatgttcactcctatgttcacatccaaatcatttatataaatgacaaaaagcagtgggcccagcaccaatcacTGGGGCACGTCGCTGGTCACGGGCCCCCAGTcggaaaaacagccctccaccaccaccctctgtcttccaccttcgaGCCCGATCTGTATCCATATGGCtgtttctccctgtattccatgacatctaaccttgctgaccagtctaccttgaggaatcttgtcaaatgccttactgaataTAGATCATGTCCGTTGCTCTGCTATCATCAATCCACTTTggtacttcttcagaaaactcaatcaaggtaatgaggcatgatttcccacacaccaAAGTTATGTTGACCTATCCCTAaatagtccttgcctttccaaatacatgttaGCCCAttcctcaggattccttccaacaattttcccaccaTCGTTGCCAGGTTTAAACGAAAGTGTTGAgaagaatttctttagccagtgATAAATAAACACAAGTCTTGCTTTTATTTCACTTCCCCTGAAGGATCAATACAACTACGtagattttattttcaatattcTTATATAttgtttattccacacacaacttcAATTTTCAGAAGCTACAAGCTGTAATTAATGAACATAATGTGAATAATGGAGGCTAGATTGACTATGTAAAATATACTACATGATTGGGCTACTTGGCCAAGTagcagttttaaaaatgtttatttgaCAACAGTATTCCAAtttgacctaatcccatttgccagcatttggtccatatccctctaaaacccttccttttcatatatctgtccagatgccttttcaatgttgcaatggtgccagtctccaccacttccttggcaacttgttccatacacgtaccaccctctgcatgaaacagttagccttcaggtcctttttaaatctttcccctcacatctGAAACCtcttccctccagttttggatttccccgccctaggaaaaagccctatccatgcccctcttggttttataaacctctacttgtttatatattttttaaatgagtTGTTTCTCAGTTACAAAGTATTAGCAGGATTTTTATTGTTGAGTACATTATGGATTTTTGGGAGAAGAATTCAACCTTAAGAAAATTTTGATAATCTGAATTAACTGTATGGCATTCTGAAAAGCTGTCAAAGTCACAGCCTCTCTGGGAAACAGGGATTGTCCTTTATGGTGGATTAGATTAGAACAAGGGCGAAAACTTTGGGTATCTATCAAGCTAGCTTCTTCAAGAGTATGTATATTTGTTCCATCATCGATGTGTCTTCTTCCCCCTCAGCTGACATCTGATCCTTCTCTGATGTAAAGAATCTCTCCATGGAAAAGGAAAAATTGAGGAGTTATATATAAATCTTCAAAATCCCTTACGAAAAATGTCAATCCAATATCTTTTAATTGTGTTAATTGAAATCAGATCAAGTGCTCTTGGAATATGTTCTGAAAAAGGACACCAGATAATATCACATTTTTGGATTTGATGATCGTTTGCTGAGATGATGGCTGAGTGCAGTGTTTCAGAACTGCTGCCTGCATCGAGATGCAATTTGCCTCCCAGGTGTCTCCAATTTTTCCAATATTTGCTGATCTTGTATAATgtagaacaggagtaggccattcaacccctcataCTTGTCCTGTCAGTTAATTGGTGTATCATTGATATGTATTTATCAGATTTGTGTTGCAGTCTTGTTTAGTCATTTTTTAAACTTGCTTTTCATATTATCTGACGGTGTGGAAAGTGcccgtttggcccattgaatccgctctaaccctccaaagagcattgtgCCCAGACCCTGAACCTGGCCCCTCCACTCTATCCATGTTTTGGTGTAAAACTTCCAGCACTTTGTTTGGTTAATGTGTAATGACCTTTATATCCAAGGATTAGCAATTATTAACATAAACTAGAGGTAAATTGAATAATAATCTACTTTTAAGGTAATTGTAAAagttgttatggatcagaccaaaccccctcaaaatatattaagaatatAGGCTAGACACTAACTTTGTCTTATtctaaaggcaagtgccaggtgttGCTTTttggatgcaattcaattggtcgaACTACtagtcttgaagcaaaacatactttattcatatgCTGTAGATAAATTATAGAcaagagacaatagacaataggtgctggagtaggccatttggcccttcgagccagcaccaccattcattatgatcatggctgatcatctataatcagcatcctgttcctgccttatcaccataacccttgattccaataTCGTTAAGAGctccatccatctctttcttgaaagcacccagagagttggcttccactgccttctggggcagagcattccatatatccaccactctctgggtgaagtttttcctcaactctgttctaagtggcctaccccttatttttaaactgtgtcctctggtcctggactcacccatcattgcaacaaaacaaagaagaaattggaataacttagaCTTATTGGAAAACTggacagaataatagattatttagtTACTGAACAGTGACTGTTCCAatttagtaacatcccataagtaCACCCTTACTTAAAACAAATTTTAGTAAtatagattgcctcacatgcaaaAAAACCTCAAGAgaaaactgtgtgtgtgtctgtgtgtgtgtctgtgtgtgtgtctgtgtgtgtgtctgtgtgtgtgtctgtgtgtgtgtgagagaaagagatgtactgcagctttcaAGCCCAGCTTCAAGGGGAAAAAAACAGTAAAAATCCTGTTTTCTTTTTGGGAGTTTGACTCTGTCCATTCAGGTTGCTTCAATTGTTccaacttttcttaaaaaaaactaaggCCTCACAAACTATTTTCTTTCTTGGAACTGAATAGACTGATCAGAACCTCTGTCTCAGCCTCTGACAAAGTACACTTCTTAAAGCAATGGTAATACCCCAAAGGCTTACCATGGTTTTCATTGCACTTCTTCtataattaaaattttaaaaactaaCTGCATGGCAACTGAACTTTGAATGCATGGTGGAGAATAGTACTGATAGCTGCTGCTACTAGCTCATGCGGGCTCTTGACAAGTGATCAACATCCATTTACGTTATTGTGATATCTTCAGCATAGTAGCATGAATGCTGCAAAAGTTTATGGCTAGTTACTTATGGTATCAAATTTATTTCAgagtgtaaatcaggaacagaagttgctggaagagctcagcaggtctgacagcacttctgaggaagagtcagtggatctgaaacgttaactctgattttttttttcttcacagatgctgccagacctgctgagttttgccagcaacttctgccgATGAGCAATCACCCATTGACTGTGGGTTTTGACTGTAAATGATTGTCTTTGGTCTTGCTGCAAGGAGATTTGCAGGAGTTTAAGCTGGAAAGGGATTACCACCGCAGAAACAAATCTGTTGGGGTACTCGGTACTCTCAAATGATTGAAACTACCCAGGAATATTTATGTAAAGCAATATGCTTTTTAATATGGCTGTGATGCCCTATTATAATTCCATCAACTCAGAATTTCAGACCGATAAAAGCCCATAACTTTGAGGTTGTGCTTTGATGTCTGCACTTCCTGTCTGTGATGTGGAACATCATAAACATGCCATATTTGTTACACAGAAGAACTTGAGTACATTTGCTTTAAGACCCAATATTACTGTGTTGTGAGGGTTGATCATCAAGAGACCAACAAGGCAAAGGATGTTGGTACTCAAGGTTTGAAGATTttagtttgaggtttgctgtttTTCCTGGAAGATCAGCTGTAGTGCATCAGATACTGAACAATATTCTTTCAGCTCTCTCCCTATAAAATATCTCCATACCAGCAGTGTGACCTAGAATTGCCctcagaaattcctcctctgtTGTGGTGCTATGGCATTTTTCCCATCCTCCATACCAATTATTATTGCATCGTAGGCATCCCCTGCTTGAATTGTGCTGCTGAAGCTCAGCTTAGCCAGAAGTATTATAGCCAATTGGTCAAGAATGTTTCAGCTTGTCAGCCTGGACTGGAGCCTATGTTCCAAAGAAGAACGGCAAGTGTCTTGCACACTATCACTTCATTTTTGTACTAATTTATGCTCATGAAGTGCGTACTAGATTCAATTCACTGTGTGATTTAGTTTAACATATATTTTGATTAGATCTGATACAATGTAAAACCGGCCTGCTGTTAAAATGTTAATAACATTTGTCATAATTCTGTTCTAGATGGAGCAAATAAAAAGGGCAAATAAACTCTTCACAAGTGATTGCATATTCCTAAGAAAAACCCTTATTATTCCAGTCATATCTGACAAAGGGTTACTATTTAATGGACTGAACTCATTGGAATCTCCTGAGAATGAATCCAAGGAATCATACACTTTGTGTGAAGAAAGCTCTACATCTCCAAGTCCAGACGATATTGAAAATAGACCCATTCACCCTGAGGAACTGTCTGCCAAAGACTTCTTGCAGAGACTGGATTTGCAGATTAAACTGTCAACGCAAGCAGCTGCTAAGACAATACAGGAAGTTGACAATGGGTAATTATGTTCTTAAATAACAGTACAGTTTATATGAGCAAATAGACTTGCAGATAACATTTTTATTGTCATTTTTATGACTATGGTGCATCACATAAACCTGTTGATGTGGGATGATATGTGAGCTCTGCCTGTAGCTAGTCTTTGGTATATTGTCGGCTGATGCTTCATCCCGTGCTGTTTTCTTGGCAGCTTTTATTGGTGGTTTACGTGGTCTTCTGCATTCATGCAGAATGTAGAGGCTGATCCCAAGTCTACCTCAGATGGAACAAGAAACACaccccaattttggtgttattctGAAGCACACACTAACCATCTATCTGACAGAGCAATTCCGACCACAATCAATTTAATTTATAGATATTAGAAATA from Stegostoma tigrinum isolate sSteTig4 chromosome 33, sSteTig4.hap1, whole genome shotgun sequence encodes:
- the lysmd2 gene encoding lysM and putative peptidoglycan-binding domain-containing protein 2, yielding MSEPLPPGARGGDESEAELSQSLARTKTRSYGSTATVAAPLAEKYIQHPVTPSDTLRGLALRYGATMEQIKRANKLFTSDCIFLRKTLIIPVISDKGLLFNGLNSLESPENESKESYTLCEESSTSPSPDDIENRPIHPEELSAKDFLQRLDLQIKLSTQAAAKTIQEVDNGTGDAAYKDYSYAESSYQSHR